DNA from Macrobrachium rosenbergii isolate ZJJX-2024 chromosome 13, ASM4041242v1, whole genome shotgun sequence:
GTTTGAGAGCATGGGTTGGTTGCCCACTTTCATGCACATATTCCTCCCTCAGCAAGCCAGAGAAAAATGAGCTGGAGTTTTGGAATATTGAAGGTGAAGCAATTCCCTTCAAAGAAATCGTTGAACATCTTTTGCCCTTCCTCAACTGTTGCCAAAACTATGGCAAAGGAGACCAGCCAACAATTTCCTTATATGACCCAACAGTGCAAAACAAAACCAAGGACATAAAGCTGCCAGACACCTGCTTTTGTCCCTCATACCTTTCATTGCTCTTTTTCACAACCATTCTAAGCAAAGAAAACAAACGCCATACACGTAtagtaaaaaagatgaaaaaagtttCAAAGGAAAAGTGCTTGCTTTAGGCAGGGGAGTTGGGTTCTCCCCCTCCATTTGCCTCCAATGAActgccttgttaccaagttttaaCCGATTCCAGTTCTCACTGAGGAATACTCATACGTAAAAGATGATGGTTTGTATTACCATAGGGAAAACTTGTGCTCATGTTGTTGAAGTATTTATTATGAGTGCTTGTCagtattttctgcattttatatAAGTGTaacactttcattacttttttcatgtaattttcttcCCTTGACTTGAACCATTTAATCTGCCCCTAGCTCTAGAACCAGGGGACAATGGTAAGTGTATTTGGTTTATAAGTACTCTTTATTGAGGTATTTGGCAATTTAGATATGCCAGAGCAAACACTGCTATTAATAGTCTTGGTTTTGGAAGAGTTTCAAAGCTTACTTGGTAAATAATTTCTAGTGAACGTATCAGTTTCAGGATATTGTGGTTGTTTGCCTCTCTCCCAAATACCAATTTGGCATTAGTAAAGTAATAAGTTTGTCACTCATTTGAAACTGGTATTTCATTAAGAATGATAGCTCACATCTAGTCTGTTGACACATTTTCTTACCCTACTGACAACAAAGGCATCAAACAGTAGTAATGAAATAGTTGTATCTTTGAATCATGAGAATTAGTTAATTATCAACATcatatatgttttcattatatCTTTGAACCATGAGAATTAGttaatatcaatatatgttttcattgaagtgttgtgaaaattttcttttcgtaATTTGCACTACAATTTGTACATGGAATGCATAATTAACATAGTAAGAAATCCTACAATTTATAACTACAGTAATGTTAATAATTGCattatatatctaattttatttgaatttaaaaatggtTACATAACTTGTGTCCACTGTAGGGTAAtatttgtcatattattatttgtaggaaCTTGTAGTGCTTTACAGTCACCCATTTAGTGATTCTTGGTTACGTCTAATTGTGGCATAATAATTGAATCATAACTTTTGGAATGAGCTTTTATAATAATGAGAACTGTTGGTATGGAGTAGGATCTAAAAGGAGGTTAAAGAATACACATTATTTTTAATGAGCGTTTAATGAGAAGTGAGATTTTGCCGAGGCACACCCGAGGTCCTTCTACAGGAGGCTGGTGCATCAGGTGTAGCAGGCACGTCATAAGAAGTAGAATCAACATATAGTCATACATGTATTGCCTATACATTGATATCTTGTCACTACTTTATGCTTAGCACTATTTCTCCAATAGTGCTGAAGCTACTCTGGTGACGGTGAGTTTCCAGTTGTGTCCTGTGTCAGTCAAATAGTGATGAACTTACTGACAACTTGAATATAAGGAGGTATTCCAATGTGTTCCTAAACAGTcttgtcaatttttattttttagttgctgATCAAAGCTACTAATTCAGCAGCAAAACAGCAGTTGGCACACTCAACCACCGGCGATTCCAgatccatttgctttttgtatCCAAAGAATCTATCACAGGCTTCCAGTCAGGAACTTCTTAAGGTGTAAATTGTGTTTATTATAATGCATGATAGACCGGTTTCCTCCCAGCAGGAGCTTCGTCAGACTAGTTCCCTTCAAATTAGGCCAGAGAAAAAACTGTTCAAAACCAATGTGGTGATTCCCAAAGAGGTGAGAATTTCGTAGCTCCCATGAGGGTTTTGATTAATTAACCTTAACTAGAAATTTTCTTCTGGATGCAACTACTGCACTATATTTATGGttaagttaaagtaaaaaaatacttttgatcTTTTTGAGTAATAATGGCAATAGTAAAAGTGAGCAAATAggttatagaaaataaatgataaattgcaTAATTTATCTAACTTAATTACAGGAACTCCATTTtcgtaattttcaaagaaaattcagTTCGCAAACTTTTACACTGGCCAGATTTACTCCAATCTCACAGTAATTGCATACGAGATGAATTTCATTGTGTACTAAGGtatcatatatttaaattattagtTCTAATTTTCTAGCACTGGCACAGTGATGTCACCTTTccaaaagtaaaatttacttttcctgGATAGCTGACGTGTTGTCCATTGCCAGATTGCAGTTATCACAATTTACACATTGGGGAGAACCACAGAACAGTTTTAACATGGCAATTGTGTAATTCCCTATGAAGTAGATGGTGACACTAGACTTCGTCCTGCATACATAAATTCCAATCAGGCATTGGGAAGTACTTTGAAAATGATTTATAAGTCTACTAAATTTATTGGTTGGCCTTCTATGACGAAGCTGTCTGGTGACTGGCAATGATGGTGCAATCAGCCTGCCAACCAATGTGCAACAACATCACATGAAACTGACTCATAACTACAGTATCTagacataattttaaaatattaatctcTGTTGTAAGCTGCAAGACACTGCCTGCAGGAAAATGGTTATACAGGGGATTAATAATACTTTTTGGACCTACTGAATAGTCAGAAACGTGACTGTGCCTGTTTCCTCAGCACGAGGGATGTCAGACTGGTCCCCTACTAGGAGAATGAAGTTAAGTACATGAGCAGTTCCCTACAATGTGTCAATTATGTCTACATTATAGTGGCTTCTTATTTATTAAATCCTGAGATGTAAGGGAGCTTTTATTCACTTCTAAGTGAATAATATGCAACACTGGGATATAGTACAAAATTGCCTTGGAAATGCTGatcatttttttaagttaatacaTTGTGTACATTAATACAGTACATTACCAAATAATACTCAGTAAGCTTACAATGATCACTAATAATTGTCTATTGAAGAACCACAATATTTTTGAAGATAACTGTTAAATTgcaggatgaaaaaaaataattgtaaaatgtgCTAAAACATAGCCTTCGCTATTGATCAGCAGTGAGTTCTGGGGACGTCCCAATTGTCGCATGGGCAGGACCGAGGACTTTAGTTGACACACCAGCTTCacaagttaaagactggctaggAGAAGGCTGACATGGTCGGGTAATGTGTTGCTGAAGATCATGTTCTGAGGTGCCACTACTAGAAATGCTACCACATGCAGGACAAGGTTCTCTCAGACTACCACTATCATGCTGACACAGACGGAGGGCAGTGGCTCCACATGGTTCTTCTGTAACTGTTCTATCAGGTGCACAGAAGGCGGAACCTTGACTAGGTCGCAAGGTAAATGCTGCAGGTGGTCTCACTGCAGGCCATTCTCCCCCTTTACTGGCTCCTGATCTGTagtttaaaagaaagcaaatatgTAATACATTATATAGTAGCAggcttttatattttgatttcaaatCCACGCAATGAACTAGTGTATCTGGAATAAGAGTCAGCACATCATTACCATGTATCAGCAAGATATTTCAATGATTAAACAGAACTgggaaatatatgaaagaaagttaattttctaTTGTAATGCCCTGTAAAGATTAGTAATGTTTATATTACTATGTTAAGAAACCACAAGGAATCTTTTAATTATTTGGAACTCTACATTATCTGACACACACAGACCAGGGACCAAGGTCCCAGAGATATATGATACtgcattacaggcagtcctcgaGTTAgggcttttaaaaaatatttttaaaaattttgtctcCGGCTTAAGGCAAAAATCCAAAGCTAAGGCGGTCCTGAAGTTAAGGCGACATTAGGCTGGGTACTAATTTCTGGGCTCTCTCATGTAAATAAGGAAGTGTCACCATCCTTCCAGTGTGCAAGCCAACcacaggattaaaggtaaggctttcatcactttttttatttttatgaattttgttataaatataggGATAAGGTAGACaactgccttttgcataaagttttcagtataAATAAGGTTAGGTGAGGGAGGGTACAGTGTTGCCATTGAAACccttacattttttacttgcccttatccaattttttacttgcccttatccaatgggcccttggctctattaatccggttaattgaaggattactgatTGTATGTGCTACTGCTGGGAGTCCTAAATCTCTCATATGCATGGGATCATGATTTTAGTCAATTTTTATGGAATTCATTATAGACCCAGCAAATGAAAGTTTGCAAACCCTGAAGGTGTAACTTTACTCAAATTATTCCTAATGTAATTATCATCATCCTTTACAGCTTGTATACCCATGTATAGAAGAGAGAATGACTTCTTTTAGAAGTTTATGGGTTTTGATATTAAAaagcatatttgttttttaatgtcaGTCTAGGAGGATGGTTTAATTAGAATTAACAATTCTTATCACTCATAGGACTGGTCTGATGGACTAGTTCTTCACAGTTAAGGGGGGGggactagttaaaaaaaaaaaaaaaaaaaaaaaaaacactattacaAATTTAGGGttgaaactaaatatataaatactacaagttattgttgttttttgtagGAGTTTAAACGTCCTGAGTTATGTCATCATGTAGTCATGGTGTCataatgttatattattttctttgtggcaTCCTCAATATTTGGTCAatattgaatgaatattttctctgAACAGCTCAAAAGTAAATGcttcatcataaaaacttttccttaatcATCTAAATGCTATATAGTGTGGCCATGTTATTATGCAACCCTGAATGACATTGTTAAATATTCAGTTACAGAGCAtttgtattaatttcctttttacatttggaagtatctattttctttttatatttggaagTATCTGAGTGTGATTACTCAACTGCCTAAGAAGTATTAAAGGAATGCCAAAGTTTTAATAAAACAGAGCACATACTGGATTTTCTAAGCATATTTGATTgtgtaaaaataacttttgagatAATGGCCTGTAAAGTTTAAAGGGACTCGATGGAGCTCGGTATGGAGCGAACTGTGGGGCGATGTACTCCACCTTTCTCTTTTTGAGAGCAACTGAAGTCTCATTTACTATGGACCTGCCTATATTTTCCTAAAATCATTACCATAACAACCAGAGTTGCCAAAAAAGCTGACATCTGAGATCACTTATTTTTACAGGGTAAAATGAGCATTATGGTCTAGTCAATAGGGACGGTTTTTGCCATGCAGCAGGCCGGCTGTACCTTACACCTTTGGTGCCCGTAGGGGCCCCAACAGCCCACAAACTGATCtacagtgtttgccatgttttgtaATGGATTCTTGAAGGCTCTTAGAAAGAACTAGCTGGTTTTTATAATCCTGATTTTTTTACCTTAGCTAGTCCCCCCTTAATATATTGCAACcccttaaaaatgtaataatttgttaaactgaaaatgaactgacaaaaattttttttaaggatatgtTTCCAAAACATGATACAGTATATGCTGCTGGTTGAAAGCAGGACAGTAAATACAGGTACATATGATTGCAGGTGCTGTTCTGAATTCACCGGCTGGGTCTTGAGGGTTATTCATCAAGTACCCTAAGACAAATCTGAAGACTAGATATTATTTCAAagtggcatttttttttgtttaataccaCAAACCACTGTCaatttattgttgtaattttatattcaggCACATTATTCCATAGTGAGTACTGTTTATGAAAGATGGTGGGTTTTTGAAATAACAGATCACTgacataaacatgtatatttgATCTAGTCCTAGTTATTGCAACTTTGGTtgctttgttaaaaattttattgaccCCAAAAATGTCAACATTTGCCTTTGTATAATTTGTGGTATAAAACCTGGACAATTCTGCTATGAAAACATATATTATTGGCTTGCTTCATGAGACAGATTTTGTATGTGGGGCTTTATGCCTTACATGTTCTATTGTGCACTGCATTTAGTGTTCAAGGTTACATGCATAATTTTCAGATACGTAGTATGATTGTGTACTATCACATACTTAACATATAATCCAAGGAGGGTAAATTCTAGTGCTGATAAAAGTTTCATTGACATACATTGACTCAAAAATTCTGTTGACTAATAGGGAATGTTGGTGGGTGATTGTTCATAAAAATCTCTTTGACTGGAAAGCTCTTCACTTAGCGAGTCGCTTGTCTGAATCTTTATTGTACTTGGTAATATGGTAAGTTGAGGAGGTTTGCTGTTTTCAAcgtaaacatatttatatggaGAGAACCTGAATGCTCCAGTGCAGATATTAAGTCTACTATAGATTAGTTCTTAGCTTTAAAAGCAGAATCTGATGCTGAACCATATATTTGGCTTCTATTGTCTAAAATCGATAAGGCAGCTGCTCTGTATAGCAACATCTGTGTTGATCTCTCAGCTTGCCAAGTGGCTTGAAGTAGCTTTCTTATTAAGGTTAATGCATTTTTGCACTTGCTTTTTATGTATGCAATGTCTGCTCTCCATTCCAAGTGTGCATCATAGATTAACCTAATAAATTAAGTCTTGTAAGTATCAAATTACTTCTCATTTTTACTTTCAGGATTTTGAACTGACACAACTTCACACTAGAAACTGGAACATTTTTGCCAATACTAGTGTAATTTCTTCCtggaaagaaacaaatttttactTTCCTGTAAAAACTGGACTATTATAAAGAGGTGAATGCATAAGTCAGCAGTAAGGGGAAAGGTTACAGATAAAAGGATCATCATTGAGATTTTATGAAATCCATAATCCATAAGACAAGCAGATctatatttcaaaatgaactcTGACAAAAACACAGACTCAAGGGAGGCAGAGTGGTTTTAGTCCATAATTCCAGCTCTGGAAGCAGGCAGAATGGTCTTAGTCCAGAATTCCAGCTCTGAAAGCATTCTTATTAAAAATGTTGGATTACATTCACCTAACCTCACCAAGGACAAGGTTGTGCATGCCCAGACACAGTATTCTGAACTGGTGTAATGCAAGCTGAGTTGCATTTCTAATCTCAAAAGGATATTTTTTCAGAGGTGAAAATTGGAGTTGGACAACTGGATGGGAAGTGACTATggggaacagataaatttcagAAAGCAACACTGAAAAGACTTGCAATTAAGTTGCACCTCCCTATGAGGTTTAATATTTAGCAATAATTCTGCATACTGCAATTCCTGTGACACAATTCAACATAAGTACTGTACGGATGTCTGATTCATATGGTCAGTTTCAAGAAAGGTAAAGGTAACTAAGAAaccaattatgaaataataaggaTAAAGTTTTAGGAAACTGACAAAGAAATTCACCTTTTCTACTAAAGGCTGAAAATACATTACCTGTCTTCATGGAGCTTGAGAGCAACTTTTTCGCACCCATCAGGCGGCTCCCTTGCCAGGAACTTGTTAATGTGTGGTGAAGTTGCCAAGGCAGGGGTACTAGTAGGGCTAGGGGTAGATGGCGGCATAGCAGCTGCTTGGCTAGGTGGTGGTGAGGTCGGTGGTGATATAGAAGGTGACGTGTGGTTGGAACTAGTCGCAGATACTGCTGATCCTCTGGCAGGTGTCTGAGTGTCCACACTTCGTGTGAATCGTAAGTAGTCTGCAATTGGTGCTCTGCGACCATCACGCCCAACATCTCCCCACTGGAAttaggatgatgatgattattattcattacGTGCAAACAACTGTGTGGAAAATGCCAAAAAGCCATGAACTTGGCTAGCAAGCTTccacaaaacaaaatgttcttatggaaaaaaaaatatacataaataataatggaatttgaatgaacaaaattaattacaagtAACAAAACCAATAGAgtacaaatatttaataaatat
Protein-coding regions in this window:
- the LOC136844945 gene encoding glucocorticoid-induced transcript 1 protein-like isoform X2, encoding MRRTASLDTIYLKGQWPKDVQQQPFSSLLLDKASQTPEEWASTCYGSLSVGWSSVCEEAVSSSTSSSNNSSTNNSRRPSVSVVSSPWLASGQQVPPSSGEQIDKFIRHRLQRTNKEGTSGGGLRYSPVHADHSVLAPTPVHPRHHALQHANGGSRAIPIPQLPKPLLPPRLRNSVEGLNQEIERLVLRPSHVPADDVEDVWGDVGRDGRRAPIADYLRFTRSVDTQTPARGSAVSATSSNHTSPSISPPTSPPPSQAAAMPPSTPSPTSTPALATSPHINKFLAREPPDGCEKVALKLHEDRSGASKGGEWPAVRPPAAFTLRPSQGSAFCAPDRTVTEEPCGATALRLCQHDSGSLREPCPACGSISSSGTSEHDLQQHITRPCQPSPSQSLTCEAGVSTKVLGPAHATIGTSPELTADQ